The DNA sequence TTCGAGACCAGCCCGCTGCTGTATGTGCCCGTGAAAGGCCGGGCCGAGCCGCTGTCTGCGTACCGCATTCTCGGGCGCGCCGGTGAAACGGGCCGCCAGCTGGCCCGGCGTCGGCGCGGTCTGCTGCCGTTCATCGGTCGTGGTGACGTGCTGGAGGCGCTGGAGCAGCGGCTCGGGCAGGCCCGGGCCGGCTGTCCGCAGAGCCTGGCGGTACTGGGTGCCGCTGGCGTGGGCAAGACACGGCTGGTCGAGGAGTTCCTGGCACGCCAGGCGGCTTCGGCCTGCCGGGTGCTGCGCGGCGACTGCGAGAGCACGGCGAGCGCCGAACCGTTCCAGCCCTTCCTGCAGGTGCTGCGCGCACTGTTCGCGCTGAGCCATGGCCAGGCGCCGGCGCAGGCGGCTGCGGAGATCGGGCGTCGGCTCGACGAGATCGACCCGGCGCTGGCGGAGCACCGGGCGGTGCTGCTGCGGGCGCTGTCGCTGCCGGACCCGGCGGCGGTGTTCGGTGCGCCGCCCAGGCGGCTGGTGGCCGATGCGCTGGTCGCGGCGCTGCGCGCGCTGGTCGCGGCGCTGGCCGCGCGGCAGCCGCTGGTGCTGGCGCTGGACGACTGGCAGTGGGCCGACGAGGCCTCGCGCCAGGCGCTGACGGCCGTGCGGTCGATCGCCGACCGGCCGATCCTGGTGCTGCTCACGGCCCGCGAGCTGGCGCCGTCCGATCGCAACCTGCTCGGGACCGAGGCGCTGCAGTTGCTGCCGTTCAGCGATGCCGAGGCCGTGCAGACGGTCCAGCACCTGCTGCCCGGCATCGATCCGTTCGAGGCGGTCAACATCCAGCGCTACGCGGGCGGCAACCCGCTGTTCATCGAGGAGCTGTGCCACTCGATGGCGCAGGCCGATGGCGAGCACCCGGTCGGACGGCCCCATGGCGGCGCGGCGTGGCTGGACATCCTGATCGAGTCGCGGCTGTCGCGGCTGCCGGAGGCCCAGATCGAGCTGCTGCGGGCCGCGGCCGTGATCGGCAACGTCGTGCCGACCTGGCTGCTGGAGCTGGTCACCGGTTGCGGCGGCGACCACCCGCTGGTGCGGGCGCTGGCCGAACTCGACTTCATCTTCCCCGGCGAGCGCGCCGAGACCCTGCGTTTCAAGCACGGCATCACCCGGGATGTCATCTACGACTCGGTCGGCATGCACGAGCGCCGCGCGATGCACCTGCGCATCGCCCAGGCCATCCAGCAACACCGCCCGCCGGGCGATTCGGACGAGTCGCTCGAAGTGCTGGCCTACCACTACGGTGCAGCCGGTCAGACCGATCTGGCCGCCCGGTTCGCCGAACTGGCTGGCGACAAGGCGCTGGCCGCCTCGTCGCTGGACCGGGCGCGGCTGCAGTACCGCGCCGCGCTGGTGGCCCTCGACCAGATGCCGCCGTCACGCGAGCGGCGGCTGTACTGGATCCGCCTGTCGCAGCGCCTCGCGCTGGCCTGCGTGTTCGACGCGTCGCGGCAGGATCTGGTGCTGTTCCGGCGCGCGGTGGAGCTGGCGGATGTGCTCGGCGACGCCGAAGTGCAGGCCAAGGCGCTCTACTGGCTGGCCTACCTGCACTATGCACTGGGCGAATCGCACGCCTGCGTGATCCACGGCGAGCGGGCGCTGGCGCTGGCCCGCCAGGTCGGCGACGGGCCGCTGGAGGTGCAGATCTGCGCCACGCTCGGGCAGGCGCTGGCGTCATCGGCCGACTACGAGCCGGCGATCCGCCTGCTGCGCGAGGCCTCCGACATCAAGCGCCACCACCGTTCCGGCAACCGGCTTGCGGTCGGGCTGGCCTACACGCTGACCTGTCTGGCGGCGGTGCAGGGCGATCGGGGCGACTTTGCCCAGGCGAGCGCCCTGTTCGACGAGGCGCTCGATGTCGTGCGCGACACGGTGCACGAGGTTGGCGCGTCGATCCGTGGCTGGCGGGCGGCGGTGCTGCTGTGGCAGGGCCGCTGGGAAGAGGCGCGCCAGACGGCGGCCGAGGCCTACCGGATCGGCGAGCAGGTGCGCAGCCTGTTCTCCTTCTCGATGAGCCGGGCGGCCGGCGGCTATGCCCAGTGGATGCTGGATGGCTCGGAATCCGCCCTGCAGGGCGTGGTCGATGCCACCGCATGGCTGGCACCGCGCGAGGGCGGCCTGTTCGAGTCGCTCAACCATGGCTGGCTGACCGATGGGCTGGTCGGCATGGACCGGGTGCCGCAAGCGCGGCTCCACGCCGCGCGGGCGCTGCAGCGCGGGCGCCAGCGTGACCTGCTGGGTGGGGCGATGGCGGCGCGCGCCATGGCCTGGGCCGCGGCGACGAAGGGGGATCAGGCCCGTGCCGAGCGCGGGCTGGCGCAGGCGCTGCGCGTGGCCCACGCCCGCGACTCGGCCCACGAACTCGCGGTGACGCAGTGGACGGCGGCCCGCGTCGCCTGGGCCTTCGACGCGCCGGCGCGTGCCCGGCAATGGCTGGATCCGGCCGAGACCGCGTTCGAGACCATGGCCATGCCGTGGCACCTCGCCCAGGCCCGCGCGCTGCGCACGCTCATCCGCTGAGCACCAGCGTGTTCGGCGAACTGGTGGCGCGCAGGGTGCCGGCATCCAGCAGGGCGCCGAACAGCCCGAGCATCACGCCCATGCCCATGCTGTACCCCGGGCAGGCGTGCAGCGGCGCGGCGTCGCCTGCCCAGTCGCCAGGGGTGCGGCTGCCACCGAAGACGGTGTAGATGTCGCGCACGCCCGCCGCCAGATCGGCCTGGGTGGCCGAGGCAATGCCGACGATCAGCCGGTCGCCCTCGCGGATCTCCACGCCCTGCAGCGTGTGGTCCTCGCGGGCCGTGCGCCAGACCACTTCCGGGGTCGGTCGGGCCAGCAGGGCATCCACCAGCGGCTTGCGCAGCGTGGCGTTGGCGAGCATGTAGCCGTGCGGGGCCGGGCCGTCGGCATCGCGCAGCGCGGCCTGCAGGTCCCACAGGCTGCGGTCGCTCACCCAGCGGTAGAGGACGGTGCGCAGGTTGCCCAGCACGGTCGGCCCGAAGCCCAGCAGGATGCCGGTCACGGTGCGGCCGAGCAGGTCCGCGTTCGCGGCGGTGACCTGGCCGTCGCCGAGTGC is a window from the Sphaerotilus montanus genome containing:
- a CDS encoding ATP-binding protein, encoding MFSDLCDSTRLGASMEAEWYAAMLADLRHACTEVLGRHGGTVVRIQGDGALAIFGYPSTGEADARCATQAVLELHAVVRAMAPEVGTGTRASLALHSGIHSGLVLVDDGDLVRGRFELLGTVPNLAARLSDEAGRDEILVSEETLGPEFRYFETSPLLYVPVKGRAEPLSAYRILGRAGETGRQLARRRRGLLPFIGRGDVLEALEQRLGQARAGCPQSLAVLGAAGVGKTRLVEEFLARQAASACRVLRGDCESTASAEPFQPFLQVLRALFALSHGQAPAQAAAEIGRRLDEIDPALAEHRAVLLRALSLPDPAAVFGAPPRRLVADALVAALRALVAALAARQPLVLALDDWQWADEASRQALTAVRSIADRPILVLLTARELAPSDRNLLGTEALQLLPFSDAEAVQTVQHLLPGIDPFEAVNIQRYAGGNPLFIEELCHSMAQADGEHPVGRPHGGAAWLDILIESRLSRLPEAQIELLRAAAVIGNVVPTWLLELVTGCGGDHPLVRALAELDFIFPGERAETLRFKHGITRDVIYDSVGMHERRAMHLRIAQAIQQHRPPGDSDESLEVLAYHYGAAGQTDLAARFAELAGDKALAASSLDRARLQYRAALVALDQMPPSRERRLYWIRLSQRLALACVFDASRQDLVLFRRAVELADVLGDAEVQAKALYWLAYLHYALGESHACVIHGERALALARQVGDGPLEVQICATLGQALASSADYEPAIRLLREASDIKRHHRSGNRLAVGLAYTLTCLAAVQGDRGDFAQASALFDEALDVVRDTVHEVGASIRGWRAAVLLWQGRWEEARQTAAEAYRIGEQVRSLFSFSMSRAAGGYAQWMLDGSESALQGVVDATAWLAPREGGLFESLNHGWLTDGLVGMDRVPQARLHAARALQRGRQRDLLGGAMAARAMAWAAATKGDQARAERGLAQALRVAHARDSAHELAVTQWTAARVAWAFDAPARARQWLDPAETAFETMAMPWHLAQARALRTLIR